A window of Gadus chalcogrammus isolate NIFS_2021 chromosome 2, NIFS_Gcha_1.0, whole genome shotgun sequence genomic DNA:
acaccAGTCCATCTAGACGGGCATAGGCAGACCCATCTTTGCACTCCCTCGGAGGACTGAGAAGAgaaaccacagaagaagaaaccATGAGGAACTACAAGCACTGGGAGTattataatgcaatatattgttACATGGTTATAGACATTCAGAATTAAATACATTGTATATTATAAATGTTATTCACACATATTCTGTTTACTCGGTTAATATACAGATTTTTCATTATTAAAAATGTACTATTACTATACACACAGATTATAAAAAAGAGTACATGATTACAATAATATAAAttgttaataatataaataatctgGTAATTTAGCATAACGGGAAGAATATCTTCTTCCGCATCAAAACTGAAGTCATCTGGTCCATCCCAAGACATGTGAGCTCATATTATAAACTGGCTGGCGAATGAACGACCCCTCACCCCGGGTGATGTAGAGGTAGAAGAAGTCGCAGTAGAAGAAGGTCTGGACGACGCCAGACACCACGGCGATCTGGTCGAAGAAGCCCTCCGTGTGGTAGCGCCACACCCAGTTGGCCAGGTACAAGGCGCGGTACAGCCCCAGGAAGAACAGGTAGTGGGTGGTGATGGACTCCGCCTCGCCCGTGTTGGTGATCATGAACAGCTGGGGCATGATGGCCACCGCCTCCAGGAAGATGGAGAACGTCCACAAGATCTGGAGAgcagagatggggaggggggggggggttggcttaGAGTGGTTGACTCTGAGCAGGTTCAGGAGTCGATTCCTAGTGTCTGCCCTTGCCTTACCTGGTCATTAAtgaactgtctctgtactgtctaaccccttactgccccttaatgacctgtctctgtactgtctaaccccttactgccccttaatgacctgtctctgtactgtctaaccccttactgccccttaatgacctgtgtctgtACGCTGTCACCCCTACAagctgtgctggatagatcagtctaccagcctacccagtggactttaGTAAAccttgctcatctatccagcacagatctaggtggacacgcccactagagATGTCATATGggacggctaatcacactcacacctggtggtataatctgTATCCTTTAATGTCTGCTGTAGGTGGGGGGATATCGTGTGTTTACATGTTCCAACGCCACGTCAAAAAGCAATTCCTGTACCCATTGTAAATGGACAATAAATATGATCTGTATCCGAGCGCGTCTGCGTCGGAACGGGCGTGCGAAGCGGCTGTCTCCGTGGTACCTCTAGCGGCGTGAAGGCGTAGTTCTCCAGGAAGGAAAGCCCGACGACGGGGATGAGGAGGAACTCTAGGCGAAAGGTGTCGTGctcggaggtggaggtgctcCTGAAGCGCATGAAGATGAGGTAGACGGTGGcataggacagagagaggaacaccacctagagagagagagagagagagaggggaagcatTCTCTCTTGATCTGCTCTTCTGTAGTGGTAACTCCAGTGCACACTCCGAGTCACAATTATAAGGACAGACATGGGTTTGAGAATCAGTGTGTGTTATacttgtgtttgagtttgtataCCTTCATAATGGTGTTGTAGGCAGAGATGTAGACAGTGAACAGGTCGAGGTACCGGCTGGTGAAGACCACCGCGAACAGAACCTGCGACTTACCGGAGATTCCTGCAGGAAAAACATGTCAACACGTCACTCCCATGTTTAAACATGGCTCAATAAGCAATAATCAAACCTGTTATGTGTAATTAAGATTTCAGATTCTCACCCGACAGCTCTGTTTTACTAATGAACACAATAAGTGCAGCAGCACACGGGACAATTAATGGTGGATAAACGTCACTTTATGCCACGTAGCGCCTAGCCTGTCCTGCAGGCACCCCGCTGTACAGTAAAAACATCATAACACAGACTCGCTGCCCCAGATAGCAAAGGCTCGAGGTATTTGACAACATGCGCACAGCCTCGCTTATACGCCTAGACACTAGACAGTGAAATGTAGGCAACCAAAATAAACGAC
This region includes:
- the LOC130370518 gene encoding ER lumen protein-retaining receptor 3, encoding MNIFRLAGDVSHVVAILILFLKIWRSRSCAGISGKSQVLFAVVFTSRYLDLFTVYISAYNTIMKVVFLSLSYATVYLIFMRFRSTSTSEHDTFRLEFLLIPVVGLSFLENYAFTPLEILWTFSIFLEAVAIMPQLFMITNTGEAESITTHYLFFLGLYRALYLANWVWRYHTEGFFDQIAVVSGVVQTFFYCDFFYLYITRVLRGSAKMGLPMPV